Proteins encoded in a region of the Myxococcus guangdongensis genome:
- a CDS encoding Gfo/Idh/MocA family protein, which produces MARRGERRIRYAVVGAGNLAQVAILPAFQNAKDNSELVAIFSSDREKRSALKKQYGVECAGYEDFEQVCRDARVDAVYIVLPNTMHREFTERAARVGVHVLCEKPMATTVEDCEAMIRVADEHDVRLMIAYRLHFEEANLRAIELLRSGTLGEPSLFSAVMTQQARPGDIRTRQEVGGGALLDEGPYPINAARYLFGAEPTEVMCFTQEDPDARFEGVDGTALALLRFSGGRLAQFAISHAASEVSSYRVVGSKGDLRVEPGFGYGTERKHFLTVDGKTRERSFADQDQFAPELLYFSRCILEGREPEPSGWEGLADLRVIVALQESARTGRAVKLPPFERRERPSIDQLITRPAFTPPEPVNAPSPTLE; this is translated from the coding sequence ATGGCCCGACGAGGCGAGCGGCGAATCCGGTATGCGGTGGTGGGGGCGGGCAACCTGGCCCAGGTGGCCATCCTCCCGGCGTTCCAGAACGCGAAGGACAACTCGGAGCTGGTGGCCATCTTCTCCTCGGACCGGGAGAAGCGCTCCGCCTTGAAGAAGCAATACGGCGTCGAGTGCGCCGGCTACGAGGACTTCGAGCAGGTGTGCCGCGACGCGCGCGTGGACGCCGTCTACATCGTCCTGCCCAACACGATGCACCGCGAGTTCACCGAGCGCGCCGCGCGGGTGGGCGTGCACGTGCTGTGCGAGAAGCCGATGGCGACGACGGTGGAGGACTGCGAGGCGATGATTCGCGTCGCGGACGAGCACGACGTCCGCCTGATGATTGCCTACCGGCTCCACTTCGAGGAGGCGAACCTGCGCGCCATCGAGCTGTTGCGCTCGGGCACGCTGGGCGAGCCGTCGCTCTTCTCCGCGGTGATGACGCAGCAGGCGCGGCCAGGGGACATCCGCACGCGCCAGGAGGTGGGCGGCGGGGCGCTGCTCGACGAGGGGCCCTATCCCATCAACGCCGCGCGCTACCTCTTCGGCGCGGAGCCCACGGAAGTGATGTGCTTCACGCAGGAGGACCCGGACGCGCGCTTCGAGGGTGTGGACGGCACCGCGCTCGCGCTCTTGCGCTTCTCCGGCGGGCGGCTGGCGCAGTTCGCCATCAGCCACGCCGCGTCGGAGGTCTCCAGCTACCGCGTCGTCGGCTCCAAGGGGGATTTGCGCGTGGAGCCGGGCTTCGGCTACGGCACCGAGCGCAAGCACTTCCTCACCGTGGACGGCAAGACGCGGGAGCGGAGCTTCGCGGACCAGGACCAGTTCGCGCCGGAGCTCCTCTACTTCTCGCGGTGCATCCTGGAAGGGCGCGAACCGGAGCCGTCGGGCTGGGAGGGGCTGGCGGACCTGCGGGTGATTGTGGCGCTCCAGGAGTCGGCGCGCACGGGGCGCGCGGTGAAGCTGCCGCCCTTCGAGCGCCGCGAGCGGCCGTCCATCGACCAGCTCATCACCCGCCCGGCCTTCACGCCGCCCGAGCCGGTGAACGCGCCCTCACCCACGCTGGAGTGA
- a CDS encoding LysR family transcriptional regulator, which translates to MDDIAPPPNTRLDIKDLRVVMALASAGTTAQAASLLHLTQPAVSRALLSAEDKLGASLFDRTPRGLVLTDAGRRLVAGAGKLLVEFGELEREVRAPAAPPVRLRLVCECYTAYHWLPSLLVELRRSIPRLTVDLAVEHTRSPLPALEAGDIDVALLTHSPLRRSSTFEVRPLFHDELVFLVSPAHPLAARKTFTAEDLKAQTLLTSHTPTAQDVWFVNQIFGRERPRLRVERIPLTEAMLDLARAGLGVAVMSEWIAGPHLTRGDLVLRRLDSGPLERPWRIAWRKQAGDAAERLGKALLGLAPQRVAELDVSLQRG; encoded by the coding sequence ATGGATGACATCGCTCCGCCTCCGAATACCCGCCTGGACATCAAGGACCTGCGAGTGGTGATGGCGCTGGCCTCGGCCGGCACGACGGCGCAGGCCGCGTCCCTGCTCCACCTCACCCAGCCCGCCGTCAGCCGCGCCCTGCTCTCCGCCGAGGACAAGCTGGGGGCCAGCCTGTTCGACCGCACGCCGCGCGGGCTGGTGCTCACGGACGCGGGGCGACGGCTCGTCGCCGGGGCCGGCAAGCTCCTCGTCGAGTTCGGGGAGCTGGAGCGCGAGGTGCGCGCCCCCGCCGCGCCGCCCGTACGCCTGCGGCTGGTGTGCGAGTGCTACACGGCCTATCACTGGTTGCCATCCCTGCTGGTGGAGCTGCGCCGCTCCATCCCCCGGCTCACGGTGGACCTGGCGGTGGAGCACACGCGCTCCCCGCTCCCCGCGCTCGAGGCGGGCGACATCGACGTGGCGCTGCTCACCCACTCCCCGCTGCGCCGCTCCTCCACCTTCGAGGTGCGCCCGCTCTTCCACGACGAGCTCGTCTTCTTGGTCTCCCCAGCCCATCCCCTGGCGGCGCGCAAGACCTTCACCGCCGAGGACCTCAAGGCGCAGACCCTGCTGACGTCGCACACGCCCACGGCGCAAGACGTGTGGTTCGTGAATCAAATCTTCGGCCGGGAGCGCCCGCGCCTGCGCGTCGAGCGAATCCCGCTCACGGAGGCCATGCTGGACCTGGCGCGAGCGGGCCTGGGCGTCGCGGTGATGTCGGAGTGGATCGCCGGGCCCCACCTCACGCGCGGTGACCTGGTCCTCCGGAGGCTCGACAGCGGGCCCCTGGAGCGTCCGTGGCGCATCGCCTGGCGGAAGCAGGCGGGGGACGCCGCCGAGCGCCTGGGGAAGGCGCTGCTCGGGCTCGCGCCCCAGCGGGTCGCGGAGCTCGACGTCTCACTCCAGCGTGGGTGA
- a CDS encoding glutathione binding-like protein gives MQLYFLPMSCSLATRISLYEAGADVRFIPVDRKTKQTAEGQDYHEVHPLGLVPALRKEDGAVLFESAAILQYIAHRWPDAKLAPVDPQGREQLQRWLSFVATELHKVVFAPVFDVNSPNAVKEYALAKAPARLDVLEHHLSGREFLLDAFSVADAYCFVVLNWCGATPLDLKKWPALSAYVSRLRERPNVARAVKEEWALYSEHKAAHP, from the coding sequence ATGCAGCTGTATTTCCTGCCCATGTCCTGCTCGCTCGCGACCCGGATCTCGCTCTACGAGGCCGGCGCGGACGTCCGCTTCATCCCGGTGGACCGCAAGACGAAGCAGACTGCGGAGGGACAGGATTACCACGAGGTCCATCCGCTGGGGCTCGTCCCGGCGCTGCGCAAGGAGGACGGGGCGGTGCTCTTCGAGAGCGCGGCCATCCTCCAGTACATCGCCCACCGCTGGCCGGACGCGAAGCTGGCTCCGGTGGACCCCCAGGGCCGCGAGCAGCTCCAGCGCTGGCTGTCCTTCGTCGCCACGGAGCTGCACAAGGTGGTCTTCGCGCCCGTGTTCGATGTGAACTCGCCGAACGCCGTGAAGGAGTATGCGCTGGCGAAGGCGCCCGCGAGGCTCGACGTCCTGGAGCATCACCTGTCGGGGCGCGAGTTCCTCCTCGACGCCTTCAGCGTGGCGGATGCCTATTGCTTCGTCGTGCTCAACTGGTGTGGCGCCACGCCGCTGGACCTGAAGAAGTGGCCCGCGCTGAGCGCCTACGTGTCGCGGCTGCGCGAGCGCCCGAACGTCGCCAGGGCCGTGAAGGAGGAGTGGGCCCTCTATTCGGAACACAAGGCCGCCCATCCGTAG
- a CDS encoding WD40 repeat domain-containing protein — MTARPLSLCVAWVLCSWLGACSSGGAPPTPNPSRAPGVALLQLDTVVVEPGAPVPLRCTAVDPDGDAVTYVFDWGGSTSLVTSPEVPSGTTSGAVATFEREGTLQLRCRAVDSHGTAGEWSPSVTLTVRDATPPGTWALQVRVVGKGRVTSTPVGLDCSEACDARFATGTRMTVEAEPAEGWRLLEMKPCQGTARSCELVIDGDRFVTALFAPETDATLSWQRSGARLPESPQWSPDGTRLTALEGTSSGGPLRIWDARSGAVTRMIFAPADALFVGLAWKPESNTLAAGLSTGRVVLLDAVTGATLRTWAVQSGAVEALAWSPDGTRLATATNASKEVHVWDAATGEREGAPLTAVDRVRALTWSPDGARLAMEAGRWGGAFSQWVEFHGVGTRGLEELLEIPGGFAWSPDGARFAVGFEGEVRVYLTAGYRLESTYKGDWGRATLVEWSANGRWLAVGDPLRKLFVLDAATGTVLVDASQAPPTGTATGYDALSFHPTQPRFAVVDDLPTSVLDVFTMDVDKGTVVRGELLAHDLSVEAVAWSPTGAMLASSGGEGKVQLWGPGGEWLRTLTRPGAKRVRALAWSADGARLASGGDDGLVHLWNAADGTLAQLPISQSPATRVIDHVGLSPDGTLLATAASSPGAATERGVIRVFRVGTGAEVFRFPEGERRVLSLQWTPQGQLVATFVDVGWSLWDPTTRELSTVRGHGADLFRSAALSPDGTRLVLGNNVGLFVREVATGRLVMSASTSVWPLSLAWSPDGRRFVGGTLGGQVLVWDTARLESPADVIGFHERGVSAVSWRSSEDLIATGGGDVAVRVWRFVP; from the coding sequence ATGACTGCTCGTCCCTTGTCCCTGTGCGTCGCGTGGGTGCTGTGCTCGTGGCTCGGCGCCTGCTCCTCCGGTGGAGCGCCTCCCACCCCCAATCCCTCCCGTGCCCCCGGGGTGGCCCTGCTCCAGCTCGACACGGTGGTGGTGGAGCCCGGCGCGCCGGTACCCCTGCGCTGCACCGCCGTCGACCCGGATGGCGATGCCGTGACGTATGTCTTCGATTGGGGTGGCTCGACGAGCCTGGTCACCTCGCCGGAGGTCCCGAGCGGGACGACGTCCGGCGCGGTCGCGACCTTCGAGCGGGAAGGGACGCTCCAACTGCGCTGCCGCGCGGTGGACTCCCATGGCACCGCGGGCGAGTGGTCTCCCTCCGTGACGCTGACCGTCCGAGACGCCACGCCGCCGGGGACCTGGGCGCTCCAGGTCCGCGTCGTGGGGAAGGGGCGCGTGACGAGCACGCCGGTGGGGCTCGACTGTTCGGAGGCGTGTGACGCGCGCTTCGCCACCGGCACGCGCATGACGGTGGAAGCCGAGCCCGCCGAGGGGTGGCGCCTGCTGGAGATGAAGCCCTGCCAGGGCACGGCGCGAAGCTGCGAGCTGGTCATCGACGGCGACCGGTTCGTGACCGCGCTCTTCGCGCCGGAGACCGACGCGACGCTGTCCTGGCAGCGCTCGGGCGCGCGGCTGCCCGAGTCGCCGCAGTGGAGTCCCGACGGCACGCGGCTCACCGCGTTGGAGGGGACCTCCAGCGGCGGGCCGCTGCGCATCTGGGACGCGCGGAGCGGCGCGGTGACGCGGATGATCTTCGCGCCGGCCGACGCGCTCTTCGTCGGGCTCGCGTGGAAGCCGGAGAGCAACACGCTGGCCGCGGGGCTGTCGACGGGCCGCGTGGTCCTGCTGGACGCGGTGACGGGCGCCACGCTCCGCACGTGGGCCGTCCAGAGTGGAGCCGTGGAGGCGCTCGCGTGGAGCCCGGATGGCACGCGCCTGGCCACGGCGACGAACGCGAGCAAGGAGGTCCATGTCTGGGACGCCGCCACCGGTGAGCGCGAAGGCGCGCCCCTGACGGCGGTGGACCGCGTGCGTGCGTTGACGTGGAGCCCGGATGGCGCGCGGCTCGCGATGGAGGCGGGCCGGTGGGGCGGCGCCTTCTCGCAGTGGGTGGAGTTCCACGGCGTGGGGACGCGGGGGCTGGAGGAACTCTTGGAGATCCCCGGCGGCTTCGCGTGGAGTCCGGACGGGGCGCGCTTCGCGGTGGGCTTCGAGGGCGAGGTGCGGGTCTACCTCACCGCGGGCTACCGCCTGGAGTCCACGTACAAGGGCGACTGGGGCCGGGCGACGCTGGTGGAGTGGAGCGCGAACGGGCGCTGGCTCGCGGTGGGAGACCCGCTGCGCAAGCTGTTCGTGCTGGATGCGGCCACGGGCACCGTGCTCGTGGACGCCAGCCAGGCGCCGCCGACGGGCACCGCCACGGGCTACGACGCGCTGAGCTTCCATCCGACCCAGCCTCGCTTCGCGGTGGTGGATGACCTGCCCACGTCGGTCCTCGATGTCTTCACGATGGACGTGGACAAGGGGACGGTGGTCCGCGGCGAGCTGCTCGCGCACGACCTCTCGGTGGAGGCCGTGGCGTGGAGTCCGACAGGCGCGATGCTCGCGTCCAGCGGGGGCGAGGGAAAGGTCCAGCTCTGGGGGCCCGGCGGCGAGTGGTTGCGGACGCTCACCCGTCCCGGCGCGAAGCGGGTGCGGGCGCTCGCCTGGAGCGCGGATGGAGCGCGACTGGCGTCGGGAGGCGACGACGGCCTCGTTCATCTCTGGAACGCGGCGGACGGGACGCTCGCGCAGCTGCCCATCAGCCAGTCACCGGCGACGCGGGTCATCGACCACGTCGGCCTGAGCCCGGACGGAACCCTGCTGGCCACGGCGGCGAGCTCGCCGGGGGCGGCCACCGAGCGGGGTGTCATCCGCGTCTTCCGCGTCGGCACGGGCGCGGAGGTGTTCCGCTTCCCGGAGGGCGAGCGACGGGTCCTGTCGCTGCAGTGGACGCCCCAGGGCCAGCTGGTCGCCACCTTCGTGGATGTCGGCTGGTCCCTCTGGGACCCCACCACCCGCGAGCTGTCGACCGTCCGTGGGCATGGCGCGGACCTGTTCCGCTCCGCGGCGCTGAGCCCGGATGGGACGCGGCTCGTGTTGGGCAACAACGTCGGCCTGTTCGTGCGCGAGGTCGCCACGGGCCGCCTCGTCATGTCGGCGTCCACCTCCGTCTGGCCGCTGTCGCTCGCGTGGAGTCCGGACGGGCGCCGCTTCGTGGGCGGGACGCTGGGCGGCCAGGTCCTGGTCTGGGACACGGCCCGGCTCGAGAGCCCCGCCGACGTCATCGGCTTCCACGAGAGGGGTGTCTCCGCCGTGTCGTGGCGCTCCTCGGAGGACCTCATCGCCACGGGAGGCGGCGACGTGGCCGTGCGCGTGTGGCGGTTCGTTCCGTGA
- a CDS encoding AAA family ATPase, translated as MPTDLNRLRVSGFRSLREVDLRPGAICVLVDTEGTATRDFVHLFELLRALAEGQLQRHLGEAGVSPAAPGAESIRLELGLGTDEYGVELRRTGADTWRVCWELADLLVGLSALLVDPGLDAPREESSLAELAPQEPSRDPPPGTSTDDLERWYVGNVLESVLWQMRRFLRGVRVEGAAPQGVGTLVLLQAPDADPPPAAIWDTVQRVREATRHAQVLLCTASESLAEAFDPREVFRVTTRDGSARFELPDASLMPR; from the coding sequence ATGCCGACGGACCTCAACCGACTCCGCGTCTCGGGCTTCCGCTCCCTGCGGGAGGTCGACCTGCGTCCCGGGGCCATCTGTGTCCTGGTGGACACCGAGGGGACGGCGACGCGCGACTTCGTCCACCTGTTCGAGCTGCTGCGGGCCCTGGCCGAGGGACAGCTCCAGCGACACCTGGGGGAGGCGGGCGTCTCGCCGGCCGCGCCCGGAGCGGAGTCCATCCGGTTGGAGCTGGGCCTGGGCACGGACGAGTACGGCGTCGAGCTGCGGCGGACGGGCGCGGACACGTGGCGGGTGTGCTGGGAGCTGGCGGACCTGCTCGTGGGGTTGTCCGCGCTCCTGGTGGACCCGGGCCTGGACGCGCCTCGCGAGGAGTCCTCGCTGGCGGAGCTGGCGCCCCAGGAGCCCTCGAGAGATCCCCCTCCCGGCACCAGCACCGACGACCTGGAGCGCTGGTACGTGGGCAACGTGCTGGAGAGCGTGCTGTGGCAGATGCGGCGCTTCCTGCGGGGCGTGCGCGTGGAGGGAGCGGCGCCCCAGGGCGTGGGGACGCTGGTGCTCCTCCAGGCCCCCGACGCGGACCCGCCGCCCGCCGCCATCTGGGACACCGTCCAGCGCGTGCGCGAGGCCACGCGCCATGCCCAGGTGCTGCTGTGCACGGCGTCGGAGTCGCTGGCCGAGGCGTTCGACCCCCGGGAGGTCTTCCGCGTGACGACGCGTGACGGGAGCGCGCGATTCGAGCTCCCGGACGCCTCGCTCATGCCACGGTGA
- a CDS encoding response regulator yields MTQPPADVSGSRATRFGPLLPTGTLAGFVVAALAIFVIAILSYRSLESHADAAALVRHTMEVVERMKTLLSGLKDAETGQRGYLLTADRTYLEPYTSASRSIPEQLASIRESVSDNAAQVQRVDALRPLVEAKLAELQATIDLKTGGQGEIALVRVRSNEGIELMNRIRVLVDQMENEERRLLADRTAAFQASATLSLVISWLGAAVLLALMGISAYMTSRDYRARSIQGWMQQGETLLATRMQGGPRLEQLGDQVLQFLATYLDAQVGAIYLADGLDHFHRFAGYALPASFPDSGAQLRPGEGLVGQALKENRTFHVKDVPEGYLPINSSLGQGRPRHLVVFPTQVDGKVNAVVELGFLHAVHPSDLELLQRVSEPIAMAVRSANDRTRLEQLLEETRRQSEELQAQQEELRASNEEIEEQSRVLRDSQGRLEQQQAELEQTNVQLETQTRLLERQRDSLTKAQAALTEKATELERTSRYKSEFLANMSHELRTPLNSSLILAKLLADNKTGNLTEEQVKFAQTISSAGNDLLALINDILDLSRIEAGKVEVVPEVFSLPRFVEGLGRSFQVLAQEKKIGFSTRVDPGCAESLETDPQRLGQVLRNLLANALKFTERGEVSLRVSPVGSGMLAFAVSDTGIGIPAHLQGLIFEAFRQADGSTHRKYGGSGLGLSISRDLARLLGGDVTVVSEAGRGSTFTVTVPVALATSGTSERTHAPAEPSSTQWVANAVARLPAPSETDSGEGPVVGLNAPIEDDRERHTPGARLILVVEDDVRFAEILRDLSRELGFLCVATDRGGEAFDAAIAYQPSAILLDMNLPDQSGLMVLDQLKRDPRTRHIPVHVISVTDASREALERGAVGYALKPVKREQLMEAVRKLETRLSPGVQRVLVVEDDARQRESIEKLLESEDVRIDSVATAAEALERLRQSTFGCMVMDLNLPDLSGYELLEQMAELETVSFPPVIVYTGRSLTREEEQRLRRYSKSIIIKGARSPERLVDEVTLFLHQVESKLPPDRQRMLQVARDREAALDGRRILVVEDDVRNIFALSSVLEPRGAKVEIARNGREALERLSDSLAQSTQGVDLVLMDIMMPEMDGITAMREIRKRAEWQKLPIIALTAKAMRDDQEKCLAAGANDYIAKPLDVEKLLSLIRVWMPKA; encoded by the coding sequence ATGACTCAGCCTCCTGCGGACGTCTCGGGCTCCCGGGCCACGCGCTTCGGTCCGCTGTTGCCCACCGGCACGCTGGCGGGCTTCGTCGTCGCGGCGCTCGCCATCTTCGTCATCGCCATCCTGTCGTACCGCTCGCTCGAGTCGCACGCCGACGCGGCGGCGCTGGTGCGCCACACGATGGAGGTCGTCGAGCGGATGAAGACGCTCCTGTCCGGGCTGAAGGACGCGGAGACGGGCCAGCGCGGCTACCTGCTCACGGCGGACCGCACGTACCTGGAGCCCTACACCAGCGCCAGTCGTTCCATCCCCGAGCAGCTCGCGAGCATCCGCGAGAGCGTGTCCGACAACGCCGCGCAGGTGCAGCGGGTGGACGCCCTGAGGCCGCTCGTCGAGGCGAAGCTGGCCGAGCTGCAGGCCACCATCGACCTGAAGACGGGAGGGCAGGGGGAGATAGCGCTCGTGCGCGTGCGCTCGAACGAGGGCATCGAGCTGATGAACCGCATCCGCGTCCTCGTGGACCAGATGGAGAACGAGGAGCGCCGGCTGCTCGCGGACCGCACGGCGGCGTTCCAGGCCTCGGCGACGTTGTCGCTGGTCATCAGCTGGCTGGGCGCCGCGGTGCTGCTGGCCCTGATGGGCATCTCCGCGTACATGACGTCTCGCGACTACCGCGCCCGCTCCATTCAGGGCTGGATGCAGCAGGGCGAGACGCTCCTGGCCACGCGGATGCAGGGCGGGCCTCGGCTGGAGCAGCTCGGCGACCAGGTGCTCCAGTTCCTGGCCACGTACCTGGACGCGCAGGTGGGGGCCATCTACCTGGCGGACGGACTGGACCACTTCCACCGCTTCGCGGGCTACGCGCTGCCCGCCTCCTTCCCGGACTCGGGCGCGCAGCTGCGCCCCGGCGAGGGGCTGGTGGGACAGGCGCTGAAGGAGAACCGCACCTTCCACGTGAAGGACGTCCCGGAGGGCTACCTGCCCATCAACTCGAGCCTGGGACAGGGTCGGCCGCGCCACCTGGTGGTGTTCCCCACGCAGGTGGACGGCAAGGTGAACGCGGTGGTGGAGCTGGGCTTCCTGCACGCGGTGCACCCCTCGGACCTGGAGCTGCTGCAGCGGGTGTCGGAGCCCATCGCCATGGCGGTGCGCTCGGCGAATGACCGCACGCGCCTGGAGCAGTTGCTGGAGGAGACGCGGCGTCAGTCCGAGGAGCTGCAGGCCCAGCAGGAGGAGCTGCGCGCCTCCAACGAGGAGATTGAAGAGCAGAGCCGCGTGTTGCGCGACTCCCAGGGCCGGCTGGAGCAGCAGCAGGCGGAGCTGGAGCAGACCAACGTGCAGTTGGAGACGCAGACGCGCCTGTTGGAGCGCCAGCGCGACTCGCTCACGAAGGCGCAGGCGGCGCTGACGGAGAAGGCCACGGAGCTGGAGCGCACCAGTCGCTACAAGTCCGAGTTCCTGGCCAACATGAGCCACGAGCTGCGCACGCCGCTCAACAGCTCGCTCATCCTGGCCAAGCTGCTGGCGGACAACAAGACGGGCAACCTCACCGAGGAGCAGGTGAAGTTCGCGCAGACCATCAGCTCCGCGGGCAACGACCTGCTCGCGCTCATCAACGACATCCTGGACCTGTCGCGAATCGAGGCGGGCAAGGTGGAGGTGGTGCCAGAGGTCTTCAGCCTGCCGCGCTTCGTGGAGGGGTTGGGACGCTCGTTCCAGGTGCTGGCCCAGGAGAAGAAGATTGGCTTCTCCACGCGGGTGGACCCCGGGTGCGCCGAGTCGCTGGAGACGGACCCCCAGCGGCTGGGACAGGTGCTGCGCAACCTGCTCGCCAACGCGCTGAAGTTCACCGAGCGGGGCGAGGTGTCGTTGCGGGTGTCGCCGGTGGGGTCGGGGATGTTGGCGTTCGCCGTGAGCGACACCGGCATCGGCATCCCCGCGCACCTGCAGGGCCTCATCTTCGAGGCCTTCCGACAGGCCGACGGCAGCACGCATCGCAAGTACGGCGGCTCGGGGCTGGGGCTGTCCATCTCCCGGGACCTGGCGCGGCTGTTGGGCGGCGACGTGACGGTGGTGAGCGAGGCGGGTCGGGGGAGCACCTTCACCGTCACGGTGCCGGTGGCGCTCGCGACGTCGGGCACCTCCGAGAGGACCCACGCGCCCGCCGAGCCCTCGTCCACGCAGTGGGTGGCCAACGCGGTGGCCCGGCTGCCGGCGCCGTCGGAGACCGACAGCGGCGAGGGGCCTGTCGTGGGGCTCAACGCGCCCATCGAGGATGACCGCGAGCGGCACACACCCGGCGCGCGCCTCATCCTGGTGGTCGAGGACGACGTGCGCTTCGCGGAGATTTTGAGGGACTTGTCCCGGGAGCTGGGCTTCCTGTGCGTCGCCACGGACCGGGGTGGGGAGGCCTTCGACGCGGCCATCGCCTACCAGCCGAGCGCCATCCTCCTGGACATGAACCTGCCGGACCAGTCCGGGTTGATGGTGCTGGACCAGCTCAAGCGCGACCCGAGGACGCGGCACATCCCCGTGCACGTCATCTCCGTCACGGACGCCTCGCGCGAGGCGTTGGAGCGCGGCGCGGTGGGCTATGCGCTCAAGCCCGTCAAGCGCGAGCAGCTCATGGAGGCGGTGCGCAAGCTGGAGACGCGCCTGTCGCCGGGCGTGCAGCGCGTGCTGGTGGTGGAGGACGACGCCCGCCAGCGCGAGAGCATCGAGAAGCTGCTGGAGAGCGAGGACGTGCGCATCGACAGCGTGGCCACCGCGGCGGAGGCGCTGGAGCGGCTCCGGCAGAGCACCTTCGGCTGCATGGTGATGGACCTGAACCTGCCGGACCTGAGCGGCTACGAGCTGCTCGAGCAGATGGCGGAGCTGGAGACCGTGTCGTTCCCGCCCGTCATCGTCTACACGGGCCGCTCGCTCACCCGCGAGGAGGAGCAGCGCCTGCGCCGCTACTCCAAGTCCATCATCATCAAGGGCGCGCGCTCACCCGAGCGGCTGGTGGACGAAGTCACCCTGTTCCTGCACCAGGTGGAGTCGAAGCTGCCGCCGGACCGGCAGCGGATGCTCCAGGTCGCCCGCGACAGGGAGGCGGCGCTGGACGGACGGCGCATCCTGGTGGTGGAGGACGACGTGCGGAACATCTTCGCGCTCTCCAGCGTGCTGGAGCCCCGGGGCGCGAAGGTGGAGATCGCCCGCAACGGCCGCGAGGCCCTGGAGCGACTGTCGGACAGCCTGGCCCAGTCGACCCAGGGCGTGGACCTGGTGCTGATGGACATCATGATGCCGGAGATGGATGGCATCACCGCGATGCGCGAGATTCGCAAGCGCGCCGAGTGGCAGAAGCTGCCCATCATCGCGCTCACGGCGAAGGCCATGCGCGACGACCAGGAGAAGTGCCTGGCGGCGGGAGCGAACGACTACATCGCCAAGCCGCTGGACGTGGAGAAGCTCCTGTCGCTCATCCGCGTCTGGATGCCCAAGGCCTAG
- a CDS encoding CheR family methyltransferase yields the protein MAQDIELRLLLDAIYLKYHYDFRRYATVSLQRRLVLASENFGCKTLSQLQDRLLHEPLIFPALLDYLTVQVSEMFRDPSYFRAVRESVVPMLRTYPSLKLWVAGCSTGEEVYSLAILLKEEGLLERTLIYATDINPGALQRAEAGVYPVDRIATFTQNHMASGARGSLSDYYTAAYGNAVFDRSLKKHVVFSDHSLATDSVFAEVQFLSCRNVLIYFDRELQERALGLFKESLCRKGFLGLGARESIRFSQHESAFSVVSRDDRIFQKG from the coding sequence ATGGCCCAGGACATCGAGCTGAGGCTCCTGCTCGACGCCATCTATCTGAAGTACCACTACGACTTCCGCCGCTACGCCACGGTGTCGCTGCAGCGGCGGCTGGTGCTCGCGTCGGAGAACTTCGGCTGCAAGACGCTCTCCCAGCTCCAGGACCGGCTGCTGCATGAGCCGCTCATCTTCCCGGCGCTGCTCGACTACCTCACCGTGCAGGTGAGCGAGATGTTCCGGGACCCCTCGTACTTCCGCGCGGTGCGCGAGTCCGTGGTGCCGATGCTGCGGACCTATCCGTCGCTGAAGCTGTGGGTCGCGGGCTGCTCCACCGGCGAGGAGGTGTACTCGCTGGCCATCCTGTTGAAGGAGGAGGGCCTGTTGGAGCGCACGCTCATCTACGCGACGGACATCAACCCCGGCGCGCTGCAGAGGGCGGAGGCGGGCGTGTACCCGGTGGACCGCATCGCCACCTTCACCCAGAACCACATGGCGTCCGGCGCGCGCGGCTCGTTGTCGGACTACTACACGGCGGCGTACGGCAACGCCGTGTTCGACCGCTCGCTCAAGAAGCACGTCGTCTTCTCGGACCACAGCCTCGCGACCGACAGCGTGTTCGCGGAGGTCCAGTTCCTGTCGTGTCGCAATGTGCTCATCTACTTCGACCGCGAGCTCCAGGAGCGCGCGCTGGGGCTGTTCAAGGAGTCCCTGTGCCGCAAGGGCTTCCTGGGCCTGGGCGCCCGCGAGTCCATTCGCTTCTCCCAACACGAGTCGGCGTTCTCGGTGGTGTCCCGGGACGACCGCATCTTCCAGAAGGGGTGA